Part of the Candidozyma auris chromosome 4, complete sequence genome, ATGCTAACTTCGCTTCCTAGGTACCTTCCTAGGACTACTTTGCTACGTCCGCTAGCTACTAGGGTGCCCCACCTCGCCAGAGTACGGGCTCTTCGCATACCACCTACAACACTTGGGGTGAGGCATGCTCTGAGCTGGACAGTGAGACTCCTTTCAGCCATGGAAAATAAGGCCAACACTGATATCGGCAACGCCGAATTACAACGTGAATTCTATCGTCACTTGTTGGATAACAACTACCCTCAAGTAGTTGTCCAGCGGTACGAGAGCCCGGGGATCGGCTCTAACCCTGAGTGCACGCAACTATACATCCAGGCGCTTCAGCAGTTGGGAGAAACGGCCAAAGCAGAACTGGTGGCTGCATCGTTGGCTTCTGGGTCACTGGCGGGAGCCTCAGGAGCAGGAATGGGCGCCGGTGCAGCTGGTAACATGGGTTTTGCTTCTGGTTTTGGCTCGCGCAATGAACCAGTGCATGTGGTTGTATCCGAGTCCAACTTCACTATCTTGTCCAAATGGCTCAAGTGGCTTATTCCTATTGCATTGCTTACGTACGGAGCGCTGAATgctttcaacttcttggtggaAAACGGCACATTGTTCCGTTCGCTGGAGGTGACGGATAAGTCGGTGGACGTTTCAAGATCCAACGTCAGGTTCAAAGACGTGTGCGGCTGTGACGAAGCCCGTGctgagcttgaagaaatcgTTGAGTTCTTGAGAGATCCTTCCAAGTTCACTGCTTTGGGTGGTAAGTTGCCGAAGGGTGTGCTCTTGACCGGTCCTCCTGGTACGGGTAAGACGCTTCTTGCGCGTGCTACCGCTGGCGAGGCCGAGGTgccatttttcttcatgtcCGGCTCCGAATTCGACGAGTTATACGTTGGTGTTGGCGCAAAGAGAATTAGAGAGTTGTTCAATCAAGCCAGGGAAAAAGCCCCAGCCATTGTCTTCATCGATGAATTGGACGCAATCGGAGGTAAACGTAACCCTAAAGACCAGGCATATGCTAAGCAGACATTAAACCAGCTTCTTGTGGAGTTGGACGGCTTCTCACAGAGCGAAggtatcatcatcattggcGCAACTAACTTCCCACAATCTTTGGACAAGGCGTTGACGAGACCTGGCCGTTTTGATAAAGAGGTTGTTGTCGAACTTCCTGATGTGCGTGGGCGTGTCGATATCTTGAAGCACCACATGGAGAATGTGGAGACCgctgatgatgttgatcCCTCTATCATCGCCAGAGGTACTCCGGGCTTTTCAGGAGCTgagttgatgaatttgGTCAATCAAGCCGCTGTTCATGCTTCTCAGTTGTCTGCTCTCGCGGTAGACATGAGTCACTTTGAGTGGGCCAAGGACAAGATTCTAATGGGtgctgcaaagaaaaagatggTAATTACAGAAGAATCTAGAAGAAACACCGCATACCACGAGGCGGGACATGCCATCATGGCGATGTTCTCTCCTGCTGCTACACCATTATACAAAGCTACCATTTTGCCCAGAGGAAGAGCCCTCGGTGTGACTTTCCAACTCCCAGAAATGGACAAGACTGACATGACCAAGAAAGAGTGTTTTTCAAGGCTTGACGTTTGCATGGGTGGAAAGATCGCCGAGGAGATGATTCATGGACCTGACAATGTCACCAGTGGGTGTTCTTCTGACTTGGCTAACGCCACGAGCATGGCCAGAGCCATGGTTACTTCGTATGGTATGAGTGACAAGATCGGACCAGTAAGGTTAAGTGATGACTGGGAATCGTGGTCGCCAAAACTCAGAGACATGGCCGATAATGAAGTAAGAAGTTTCCTTATTGAATCAGAGGAAAGAACACGCAAAttattgaaggaaaagagtGTCGAACTCAGAAGACTCGCCGAGGGCTTATTGGAGTATGAGACGCTAACTAGagaagagatggagaaggtTGTCAAAGGAGAGCCCATAAACAAGCCTAAGACGATGACGAATACAGTGATAAAGACCCCTGATGGCGGAAGGAAGGAGGTGATCAACGAGCCGGTTCCAATTCCAGTTGAAGCATAaaggagagaagaaagaacgAGATGTCGAAAtaagaggagaagaaaagaattaACATTACTTGCATCAAGTGTTTTTCTTATGTAGTAATCTTTAACGAAATTGTAAATACATTTAGAGCTAATAACGATCGAGTGAGTGTGTAATTTAACTAGTTACTATACAATTTATTTGATTGAGGTTACTGTTGACCCCCATTctggaagaagttggccaactGGGCACCCAAGTTGGGGTTTTGTGGATTGCCGAAGTTGGGTGGATATCCTTGTGGTGGTTGCTGCTGTGGTGGCATCTGTTGCATAGGCATCTGACCAGGGTATCCTGGTGGCGGCAGATTAGCAAACAAACCAGACAATGGGTTTGCTTGTTGATTGTTGTAGCCATTGAAGTCTGGACGACTGCCCATGCTAGTTTTAACATACTGATCTTCAGATTCCCCAGGCCTGTTAGACTTGGGACCGTTTCTTGTAGAGTTCGTAGGCATCTTCTTAGACATTGCTTTGGAAGATATACCAGTACCGATCTCGATGTCTGGCTCATCAATTACAATACCACTTACAAGGGGCTGACCACCAGTTCCACCCCATTCGGCCTCAACAACCCACTGCCTGTCAGCATCAGTCAAACGCACAATGGGAATAATCGAGACACCATGCTGGTAGTTGCAACAATCTCTGGGACCAAAACCAACACCCCAACGCGTTCTCAAAGGCAAAGCACCGTCCTTGTTGAATGATTGGATGACAGCCTCAGCTTCTCTCCTGGAATAGACCTTGACGAAAGCATGCTTTCTCTCGCTGTTGAGAATGACCGATTGAACTTCAGCGTAAGGTCTCAAGTGAGAAGCGAGAGATCTCTCATCCATACCACGAGGAACACCTCCAATGAACAATGTTCTTGACATCACCTTGAAAGAGCCCTGAGGAATAGTGTTGTCGAACCCTACGTTACGAGGACGATAATGAGGGGCACCAGGAATGTTACGCTCACCTTCATGAGGAGCGAAGCCATGCGAGAGAGACTTGTCTTGAGTGCCTGGAGAAC contains:
- the YME1 gene encoding i-AAA protease YME1; the encoded protein is MENKANTDIGNAELQREFYRHLLDNNYPQVVVQRYESPGIGSNPECTQLYIQALQQLGETAKAESVAASLASGSSAGASGAGMGAGAAGNMGFASGFGSRNEPVHVVVSESNFTILSKWLKWLIPIALLTYGASNAFNFLVENGTLFRSSEVTDKSVDVSRSNVRFKDVCGCDEARAELEEIVEFLRDPSKFTALGGKLPKGVLLTGPPGTGKTLLARATAGEAEVPFFFMSGSEFDELYVGVGAKRIRELFNQAREKAPAIVFIDELDAIGGKRNPKDQAYAKQTLNQLLVELDGFSQSEGIIIIGATNFPQSLDKALTRPGRFDKEVVVELPDVRGRVDILKHHMENVETADDVDPSIIARGTPGFSGAELMNLVNQAAVHASQLSALAVDMSHFEWAKDKILMGAAKKKMVITEESRRNTAYHEAGHAIMAMFSPAATPLYKATILPRGRALGVTFQLPEMDKTDMTKKECFSRLDVCMGGKIAEEMIHGPDNVTSGCSSDLANATSMARAMVTSYGMSDKIGPVRLSDDWESWSPKLRDMADNEVRSFLIESEERTRKLLKEKSVELRRLAEGLLEYETLTREEMEKVVKGEPINKPKTMTNTVIKTPDGGRKEVINEPVPIPVEA